The following coding sequences lie in one Arabidopsis thaliana chromosome 3, partial sequence genomic window:
- a CDS encoding B3 DNA-binding domain protein — MADNIDLELSLQTNHSMIINKRLTQSDVDYNNRLHLPKREFEQFILPEMEWELVMNLRNSVEVIVKDVNGNEYHVTLVKYQNGHYYFMGKWMDIVRAKGYKRDDEISLLWDKSNEVFYII, encoded by the coding sequence ATGGCAGACAATATCGATTTGGAGTTGAGTTTACAAACAAATCACTCTATGATCATAAACAAAAGACTAACCCAATCTGATGTCGATTATAATAATAGGCTTCATCTACCAAAAAGAGAGTTTGAACAATTTATACTTCCGGAAATGGAATGGGAATTAGTCATGAATTTGAGAAACAGTGTCGAAGTGATAGTTAAAGATGTGAATGGGAATGAATACCATGTAACGCTAGTAAAATACCAAAATGGTCATTATTATTTCATGGGAAAATGGATGGATATCGTGAGAGCAAAAGGTTACAAAAGGGACGATGAAATTTCACTTTTGTGGGATAAGAGTAATGAagttttctatattatttaa